One part of the Solanum dulcamara chromosome 8, daSolDulc1.2, whole genome shotgun sequence genome encodes these proteins:
- the LOC129901047 gene encoding vesicle-associated membrane protein 714 encodes MAIVYAVVARGTTVLAEFSAVTGNTGAVARRILEKLPDETESRLCFSQDRYIFHILRSDGITFLCMANETFGRRIPFSYLEDIHMRFMKNYGKVASYAPAYSMNDEFSRVLHQQMEFFSSNPSADTLNRVRGEVGEIRTIMVDNIEKILERGDRIELLIDKTGTMQDNAFHFRKQSKRLRRALWMKNAKLLGLLTCLIVLFLYLIIAACCGGITLPSCRS; translated from the exons ATGGCGATAGTCTATGCGGTTGTGGCGAGAGGCACGACGGTGTTGGCGGAGTTCAGTGCCGTGACGGGGAACACCGGGGCGGTGGCGCGGCGTATATTGGAGAAGCTTCCAGATGAAACGGAGTCGCGGCTTTGTTTCTCTCAGGATCGATACATCTTCCACATACTCCGATCAGATGGAATCACCTTCCTTTGTATGGCCAACGAAACCTTTGGAA GGAGGATTCCATTCTCATACTTGGAGGATATTCATATGAGGTTCATGAAGAACTATGGTAAGGTGGCTTCTTATGCTCCTGCCTATTccatgaatgatgaattctcaaGGGTCTTACATCAGCAAATGGAGTTTTTTTCAAGTAATCCAAGTGCAGATACACTAAATCGTGTCAGAGGAGAAGTTGGTGAG ATACGCACCATCATGGTTGATAATATTGAGAAAATTCTTGAAAGAGGGGATCGGATTGAGCTACTCATCGACAAAACAGGAACAATGCAAGACAATGCATTTCACTTCAGGAAACAGTCGAAGCGCCTTAGGAGAGCTCTTTGGATGAAAAATGCGAAGCTCCT GGGTTTGTTAACATGCCTGATTGTGCTCTTCCTTTACTTGATAATTGCTGCTTGTTGTGGAGGCATCACTCTACCTTCCTGCAGATCATGA
- the LOC129899357 gene encoding uncharacterized protein LOC129899357 produces the protein MAPYQLRFALFITLVLATLQVSSCYVLKGSVTCLDCNQHIDLSGVKVSVKCSQVKTLSMATTEEDGSFETKLPFTPTNKCYAKILGGPNQLFVSRKETGPTIVKSQEDDNNSYTISKPLKFYTKCPLSNKNDNGKCHDEFGSSKTIDVPLPKEWGLAPTSYYIPVMPIIGIP, from the exons ATGGCACCATATCAGCTGAGATTTGCACTCTTCATCACTTTGGTTCTTGCCACACTTCAGGTTTCGTCTTGCTATGTCTTGAAGGGTTCTGTTACTTGCCTAGACTGCAATCAACATATAGATCTCTCtg GAGTCAAGGTTTCAGTGAAGTGTAGTCAGGTGAAAACATTGAGTATGGCTACAACAGAAGAAGATGGCTCTTTTGAAACAAAACTTCCTTTTACTCCAACAAACAAATGCTATGCCAAGATCCTTGGAGGTCCTAATCAGCTCTTTGTTTCAAGAAAAGAAACAGGCCCTACTATTGTCAAGTCTCAAGAAGATGATAATAATTCCTACACTATCTCTAAACCTTTAAAGTTCTACACAAAATGCCCTTTATCCAACAAGAATGATAATGGAAAATGTCATGATGAGTTTGGTTCATCCAAGACTATTGATGTACCACTGCCAAAAGAATGGGGACTTGCACCAACTAGCTACTATATCCCTGTCATGCCCATCATTGGGATCCCTtaa